A single Vicia villosa cultivar HV-30 ecotype Madison, WI unplaced genomic scaffold, Vvil1.0 ctg.002927F_1_1, whole genome shotgun sequence DNA region contains:
- the LOC131640073 gene encoding uncharacterized protein LOC131640073: protein MVEILSLTNNLSQSLQKGDQDIVHAMELVQICKKKLQEFNDGGWETLYEQVMASSGNVEIDVPDMESRTLVRTKKHKTFRFVYTPVKLALFLPVVSASVERVFSGMKCVKDELRSRMANPWLNDCLVAFVKKVVFNTIDDMDIIKRFQGMNKRRMHLRLD from the exons ATGGTTGagattttatctttgacaaataATTTGTCACAATCATTGCAAAAGGGGGATCAAGATATTGTACATGCCATGGAACTTGTCCAAATATGCaagaaaaagttgcaagaatttaaTGATGGTGGATGGGAAACACTTTATGAGCAAGTTATGGCTTCTTCTGGTAATGTTGAAATTGATGTGCCTGACATGGAGTCTCG GACTCTTGTTCGAACAAAAAAGCATAAGACATTTAGGTTTGTGTACACACCTGTCAAACTAGCTTTGTTCTTACCGGTGGTCAGTGCAAGTGTTGAGCGAGTATTCTCGGGGATGAAATGTGTTAAGGATGAGTTGAGAAGCAGAATGGCTAATCCATGGCTAAATGATTGCTTAGTGGCATTTGTGAAGAAAGTGGTGTTTAATACAATCGATGATATGGATATCATCAAGCGTTTCCAaggaatgaacaagagaagaatgCATTTACGATTAGACTAG
- the LOC131640069 gene encoding protein PAL OF QUIRKY-like encodes MESKPVNIKLLCSYGGKILPRSTDGELRYVGGHTRVLAVNRSISFSELIEKLREFCGSSVKLRCQLPKGDLETLISITNDEDLAQIIDEYDRASLKLTHPLKIRAVLSPPKSVLKVSPDPSSASSSASRSPYRSPYTSSESPPYAASYRIGRYSRSPRAPVGYSFGARNGSAKAYCYTGQIERGPRPLYCGPRFNNYCH; translated from the exons ATGGAATCTAAACCCGTAAACATTAAGCTTCTCTGTAGCTACGGTGGCAAGATCCTCCCTCGATCAACCGATGGTGAACTCCGTTACGTCGGCGGTCACACCAGAGTTCTTGCCGTTAATCGTTCAATTTCGTTTTCAG AATTGATTGAGAAGCTTCGTGAATTCTGTGGTTCATCTGTGAAATTAAGGTGTCAATTACCAAAAGGAGACTTGGAAACGTTGATCTCCATCACAAACGACGAAGATTTGGCTCAAATAATCGATGAATATGACCGTGCCTCGTTGAAATTAACTCATCCGTTGAAGATCAGAGCTGTTCTTTCTCCGCCGAAATCGGTGTTGAAAGTTTCTCCCGATCCGTCGTCTGCGTCGTCAAGTGCTAGTCGTTCTCCGTACAGATCACCTTATACTTCATCTGAATCGCCACCGTACGCGGCGTCGTATAGAATCGGACGTTACAGTCGCTCGCCGAGGGCGCCGGTAGGGTACTCGTTCGGCGCCAGGAATGGATCGGCGAAAGCCTATTGCTACACGGGCCAAATCGAGAGAGGACCAAGGCCCTTGTATTGTGGGCCTCGTTTCAATAATTACTGCCATTAA